One segment of Meriones unguiculatus strain TT.TT164.6M chromosome X, Bangor_MerUng_6.1, whole genome shotgun sequence DNA contains the following:
- the LOC132649838 gene encoding host cell factor 1-like isoform X1: MSRCHAARGPDEHAALQPPLPARELPDEVLFLSWPFLAPATNQWFIPAVRGDIQPGCAAYGFVCDGTRLLVFGGMVEYGKYSNDLYELQASRWEWKRLKAKTPKNGPPPCPRLGHSFSLVGNKCYLFGGLANDSEDPKNNIPRYLNDLYILELRPGSGVVAWDIPITYGVLPPPRESHTAVVYTEKENKKSKLVIYGGMSGCRLGDLWTLDIETLTWNKPSLSGVAPLPRSLHSATTIGNKMYVFGGWVPLVMDDVKVATHEKEWKCTNTLACLNLDTMAWETILMDTLEDNIPRARAGHCAVAINTRLYIWSGRDGYRKAWNNQVCCKDLWYLETEKPPPPARVQLVRANTNSLEVSWGPVATADSYLLQLQKYDIPATAATASSPTPNPVPSVPANPPKSPAPAAAAPAVQPLTQVGITLVPQAATAPPSTTTIQVLPTVPGSSISVPTAARTQGVPAVLKVTGPQATTGTPLVTMRPASQAGKAPVTVTSLPASVRMVVPTQSAQGTVIGSNPQMSGMAALAAAAAATQKIPPSSAPTVLSVPAGTTIVKTVAVTPGTTTLPATVKVASSPVMVSNPATRMLKTAAAQVGTSVSSAANTSARPIITVHKSGTVTVAQQAQVVTTVVGGVTKTITLVKSPISVPGGSALISNLGKVMSVVQTKPVQTSAVTGQASTGPVTQIIQTKGPLPAGTILKLVTSADGKPTTIITTTQASGAGTKPTILGISSVSPSTTKPGTTTIIKTIPMSAIITQAGATGVSSSPGIKSPITIITTKVMTSGTGAPAKIITAVPKIATGHGQQGVTQVVLKGAPGQPGTILRTVPMSGVRLVTPVTVSAVKPAVTTLVVKGTTGVTTLGTVTGTVSTSLAGAGAHSTSASLATPITTLGTIATLSSQVINPTAITVSAAQTTLTAAGGLTTPTITMQPVSQPTQVTLITAPSGVEAQPVHDLPVSILASPTTEQPTATVTIADSGQSDVQPGTVTLVCSNPPCETHETGTTNTATTTVVANLGGHPRPTQVQFVCDRQEAAASLVTSAVGQQNGNVVRVCSNPPCETHETGTTNTATTTTSNMAEQHGCSNPPCETHETGTVSTATTAMSSMGTGQQRDTRRASNTPTVVRITVAPGPLERAQGTVKPQCQTQQTSMTSTTMTVQATGAPCSAGPLIRPSVALEAGSHSPAFVQLSIPSVRVGLSGPSSKDMPTGRQPETYHTYTTSTPTTARFIMGAGELGAARVVPTSTYESLQASSPNSTVTVTALEALLCPSAPEIQVCTNPPCETHDTGTTNTATTSNAGSAQRVCSNPPCETHETGTTHTATTATSNGGAGQPEGGQQPSGGRLCETHQTTSTGTTMSVSVGALLPDASTSHGTLESGLEVVAVPTVTSQAGTTILASFPTQRVCSNPPCETHETGTTHTATTVTSNMSSNQDPPPAASDQGEAVSTQGDSANISSAITTTVSSTLPRAVTTVTQSTPVPGPSVPNISSLTETTPGALTSKVPIPATITVTIANTETSDMPFSADDILQPPEELQVSPGPRQQLPPRQLLQSASAPLLGESAEVRSASQTPELQAAMDLSSTGDPTSGQEPASSAVVATVVVQPPPPTQSEVDQLSLPQELMVEAQAGTTTLMVTGLTPEELAVTAAAEAAAQAAATEEAQALAIQAVLQAAQQAVMAGTGEPMDTSEAAAAVTQAELGHFSAEGQEGQATTIPIVLTQQELAALVQQQQQQLQEAQVQAQQQHHLPTEALAPADSLNDPSIESSCLNELASAVPSTVALLPSTATESLAPSNTFVTPQPVVVASPAKIQAAATLTEVANGIESLGVKPDLPPPPSKAPVKKENQWFDVGVIKGTNVMVTHYFLPPDDAVQSDDDSGTIPDYNQLKKQELQPGTAYKFRVAGINACGRGPFSEISAFKTCLPGFPGAPCAIKISKSPDGAHLTWEPPSVTSGKIIQYSVFLAIQRSQASGEAKSSTPAQLAFMRVYCGPSPSCLVQSSSLSNAHIDYTTKPAIIFRIAARNEKGYGPATQVRWLQETSKDGSGTKPASKRPMSSPEMKSAPKKSKADGQ; the protein is encoded by the exons CGACCAACCAGTGGTTCATCCCAGCTGTGAGAGGGGATATCCAGCCAGGGTGTGCAGCCTATGGCTTTGTGTGTGATGGTACTCGTCTGCTGGTGTTTGGTGGGATGGTGGAGTATGGAAAATACAGCAACGACCTCTATGAACTCCAG GCAAGTCGCTGGGAATGGAAGAGATTGAAAGCAAAGACGCCCAAAAATGGGCCACCTCCGTGTCCTCGACTTGGACACAGCTTCTCCCTCGTGGGCAATAAATGTTACCTATTTGGGGGTCTGGCCAATGATAGTGAAGACCCCAAGAACAACATTCCAAG GTACCTGAATGACTTATATATTCTTGAACTACGGCCTGGCTCTGGAGTGGTTGCCTGGGACATCCCCATCACTTACGGGGTCCTGCCTCCACCACGGGAGTCACATACTGCTGTGGTCTACACtgaaaaagagaacaagaaatcCAAGCTGGTGATCTATGGAGGAATGAGTGGCTGCAGGCTAGGGGACCTTTGGACCCTGGACATTG AGACACTGACATGGAATAAGCCCAGCCTTAGTGGGGTGGCCCCTCTTCCTCGGAGCCTCCACTCTGCAACCACCATAGGAAACAA AATGTATGTGTTTGGTGGCTGGGTGCCTCTTGTCATGGACGATGTCAAAGTGGCCACACACGAGAAGGAGTGGAAGTGTACCAACACACTGGCTTGTCTCAACTTGG ATACCATGGCCTGGGAAACCATCCTGATGGATACACTGGAGGACAACATTCCTCGAGCTCGAGCTGGCCACTGTGCTGTTGCCATCAATACTCGCCTGTACATCTGGAGTGGCCGTGATGGCTACCGTAAGGCCTGGAACAACCAGGTGTGCTGCAAGGACCTATGGTATCTGGAAACAG AAAAGCCACCACCCCCGGCTCGAGTACAACTAGTCCGAGCCAATACCAACTCGCTGGAGGTTAGCTGGGGCCCAGTGGCAACAGCCGACAGTTACCTTCTGCAACTCCAGAAATATGACATTCCTGCCACGGCTGCTACGGCCAGCTCCCCCACTCCCAATCCAGTTCCATCTGTGCCTGCCAACCCTCCCAAGAGCCCTGCGCCAGCAGCAGCTGCACCTGCCGTACAGCCACTGACCCAAGTAGGCATCACACTTGTGCCCCAGGCTGCCACTGCACCTCCAAGCACGACCACCATCCAGGTCTTGCCAACAGTGCCAGGCAGCTCCATTTCTGTGCCCACTGCAGCCAGGACTCAAG GTGTCCCTGCTGTTCTCAAAGTGACTGGTCCTCAGGCTACAACAGGAACACCACTGGTCACGATGAGACCTGCCAGCCAGGCTGGAAAAGCCCCTGTCACTGTGACCTCCTTGCCTGCCAGTGTGCGAATGGTTGTGCCCACACAGAGTGCCCAGGGAACG GTGATTGGCAGTAATCCACAGATGAGTGGGATGGCTGcattggctgctgctgctgctgccacacagaaaatccctccTTCCTCAGCACCCACAGTGCTGAGTGTCCCAGCAGGCACCACCATTGTTAAGACAGTGGCTGTGACACCTGGCACAACCACTCTTCCAGCCACTGTGAAGGTGGCCTCCTCCCCTGTAATG GTGAGCAACCCAGCCACTCGCATGCTAAAGACTGCAGCTGCCCAAGTGGGGACATCTGTGTCCTCTGCTGCCAACACATCTGCTCGCCCTATCATCACGGTACACAAATCCGGGACTGTGACAGTGGCCCAGCAAGCCCAGGTGGTGACTACAGTGGTAGGCGGAGTCACCAAGACCATCACCTTAGTGAAGAGCCCCATCTCTGTCCCAGGAGGCAGTGCTCTG ATTTCCAATCTGGGAAAAGTGATGTCAGTGGTCCAGACCAAACCAGTTCAGACTTCAGCAGTCACAGGCCAAGCGTCTACAGGTCCTGTGACTCAGATCATCCAG ACCAAAGGGCCCCTTCCAGCGGGGACTATCCTAAAGCTGGTGACATCAGCGGATGGCAAGCCCACAACCATCATCACCACTACACAGGCTAGTGGGGCAGGAACCAAGCCTACCATCCTGGGCATTAGTAGTGTCTCCCCCAGCACCACCAAACCTGGCACAACTACCATCATTAAGACAATTCCCATGTCCGCCATTATCACCCAGGCGGGTGCCACAG GTGTTTCCAGCAGTCCTGGCATTAAGTCCCCCATCACAATTATCACCACTAAGGTGATGACTTCGGGAACAGGTGCACCTGCCAAAATCATCACTGCTGTCCCCAAGATTGCTACTGGCCATGGGCAGCAAGGAGTGACCCAG GTGGTGCTAAAGGGGGCCCCTGGACAGCCAGGCACCATCCTCCGCACTGTGCCCATGAGTGGTGTTCGCCTGGTTACCCCTGTCACCGTCTCTGCTGTCAAGCCAGCCGTCACCACATTGGTTGTGAAGGGCACCACAG GTGTCACAACTCTAGGCACAGTGACAGGTACTGTCTCTACCAGCCTTGCAGGAGCTGGGGCCCATAGCACCAGTGCTTCCCTGGCCACACCTATCACCACCTTGGGCACCATTGCCACTCTCTCAAGCCAGGTGATAAACCCTACTGCCATCACCGTGTCAGCCGCACAGACGACACTAACAGCTGCTGGTGGGCTCACCACACCTACAATCACGATGCAG CCTGTCTCCCAGCCTACCCAGGTGACTCTGATCACAGCACCCAGCGGGGTTGAGGCCCAGCCTGTCCATGACCTTCCTGTGTCCATTTTGGCCTCACCTACTACAGAGCAGCCCACGGCAACAGTCACCATTGCAGACTCAGGCCAGAGCGATGTACAGCCTGGTACTGTGACACTGGTGTGCTCCAACCCACCCTGTGAAACCCACGAAACAGGCACCACCAACACAGCCACCACCACTGTCGTGGCTAACCTTGGGGGACATCCTCGGCCTACCCAAGTACAGTTTGTTTGTGACAGACAGGAGGCAGCTGCTTCTCTTGTGACCTCGGCTGTGGGACAACAGAATGGTAATGTGGTCCGTGTCTGTTCAAACCCCCCCTGTGAGACGCACGAGACAGGCACCACCAACACTGCCACAACGACGACCTCCAATATGGCTGAGCAGCATGGCTGCTCGAATCCCCCCTGCGAGACTCATGAAACAGGCACCGTCAGCACTGCCACTACAGCAATGTCCAGCATGGGCACTGGGCAGCAGCGAGACACTCGTCGTGCCTCTAACACCCCCACTGTAGTGCGGATCACTGTGGCTCCTGGGCCGTTGGAGAGAGCCCAGGGTACTGTGAAGCCTCAGTGCCAAACCCAGCAGACCAGCATGACCAGCACCACCATGACTGTGCAGGCCACCGGAGCGCCATGCTCAGCTGGTCCACTGATCAGGCCAAGTGTGGCACTGGAGGCTGGGAGCCACAGCCCTGCCTTTGTGCAGCTATCGATTCCAAGTGTCAGAGTTGGGCTGAGTGGCCCCAGCAGCAAGGACATGCCCACAGGGCGCCAGCCAGAGACATATCATACTTACACCACCAGTACCCCAACCACGGCCCGCTTTATCATGGGTGCTGGGGAACTTGGTGCAGCCCGGGTGGTCCCTACGTCTACATATGAGAGCCTCCAGGCAAGCTCTCCCAACAGCACCGTGACTGTGACAGCCTTAGAGGCACTTCTGTGCCCTTCGGCTCCCGAGATTCAAGTCTGCACCAACCCGCCATGTGAGACCCATGACACGGGTACCACCAACACCGCCACTACCTCCAATGCGGGCAGTGCTCAGCGGGTATGCTCCAACCCACCTTGTGAGACTCATGAGAcgggcaccacacacacagctACCACTGCCACATCAAATGGAGGTGCAGGCCAGCCTGAGGGCGGACAGCAGCCTTCTGGTGGCCGTCTCTGCGAGACGCACCAGACCACTTCCACTGGCACCACCATGTCAGTCAGTGTGGGTGCCCTGCTTCCTGATGCCAGCACCTCTCATGGAACCCTGGAGTCTGGCTTAGAGGTGGTAGCAGTGCCCACTGTCACTTCCCAGGCCGGCACCACAATCCTGGCTTCTTTCCCAACCCAGAGGGTATGCTCCAACCCTCCTTGCGAGACCCACGAGACAGGCACCACGCACACAGCCACTACTGTCACCTCTAACATGAGCTCAAACCAAG ACCCTCCACCAGCTGCCAGTGACCAGGGTGAGGCGGTAAGCACCCAAGGTGACAGCGCAAACATCTCCAGTGCCATCACAACAACTGTATCTTCCACACTGCCACGAGCAGTGACCACAGTGACACAGTCTACACCAGTCCCAGGTCCCTCTGTGCCG AATATCTCATCACTGACTGAGACTACCCCAGGGGCTCTGACTTCCAAAGTCCCCATCCCAGCCACGATAACAGTGACTATAGCCAACACAGAAACTTCTGACATGCCCTTCTCTGCTGATGACATCCTGCAGCCCCCAGAGGAActtcaggtctcaccaggacctCGCCAACAGCTGCCTCCACGGCAACTCCTGCAGTCTGCCTCCGCGCCCCTGTTGGGGGAGTCCGCCGAGGTCCGGTCAGCCTCCCAGACCCCTGAGCTCCAGGCCGCCATGGATCTGAGCAGCACTGGGGACCCAACTTCAGGCCAGGAGCCTGCTAGCTCTGCTGTTGTGGCCACTGTGGTGGTCCAACCACCCCCACCTACACAGTCTGAAGTAGACCAGTTATCACTTCCCCAAGAACTGATGGTTGAGGCCCAGGCAGGCACCACAACCCTTATGGTAACAGGGCTCACCCCAGAGGAGCTGGCAGTGACCGCTGCTGCTGAAGCAGCTGCCCAAGCTGCTGCCACTGAAGAAGCCCAAGCCTTGGCCATCCAGGCTGTGCTCCAGGCTGCACAGCAAGCCGTCATGG CAGGCACTGGGGAGCCCATGGATACGtcggaagcagcagcagcagtgacaCAAGCAGAACTGGGTCACTTTTCAGCTGAGGGCCAAGAGGGTCAGGCCACCACCATACCCATTGTGCTGACACAGCAGGAGCTTGCAGCCCtggtgcagcagcagcagcagcagctccaggaGGCTCAAGTGCAAGCCCAGCAGCAGCACCACCTTCCTACTGAGGCTCTGGCCCCAGCTGACAGTCTCAATGACCCATCCATCGAGAGCAGCTGCCTCAACGAGCTAGCTAGTGCTGTCCCCAGCACTGTGGCCTTGCTACCCTCAACAGCCACTGAGA GCCTGGCTCCATCTAACACATTTGTGACTCCCCAGCCTGTTGTTGTAGCCAGCCCAGCAAAGATTCAGGCTGCAGCTACCTTAACTGAAGTGGCCAATGGCATCGAGTCCCTGGGTGTG AAACCGGACTTGCCACCCCCACCCAGCAAAGCCCCTGTGAAAAAGGAGAACCAGTGGTTTGATGTGGGGGTCATTAAGGGTACCAATGTAATGGTGACACACTATTTTCTGCCACCAGATGATGCTGTTCAGTCAGAT GATGACTCAGGCACGATCCCCGACTATAACCAGCTGAAGAAGCAGGAGTTGCAGCCAGGCACAGCTTACAAATTTCGTGTTGCCGGAATCAATGCTTGTGGCCGGGGGCCCTTCAGTGAGATCTCAGCCTTTAAGACCTGTCTGCCTGGTTTCCCAGGGGCTCCTTGTGCCATTAAAATCAGCAAG AGCCCAGATGGTGCTCACCTCACCTGGGAGCCACCATCTGTGACCTCCGGCAAGATCATCCAGTACTCTGTGTTCCTGGCCATCCAGAGATCACAGGCCAGTGGTGAGGCCAAGAGCTCCACCCCAGCCCAGCTGGCCTTCATGCGAGTATACTGTGGGCCCAGCCCTTCCTGCCTCGTGCAGTCCTCCAGCCTCTCCAATGCCCACATTGACTATACCACCAAGCCTGCCATCATCTTCCGCATTGCCGCCCGCAATGAAAAGGGCTACGGCCCCGCCACACAAGTGAGGTGGTTGCAAG AAACCAGTAAAGACGGCTCGGGCACCAAGCCGGCCAGCAAGCGGCCTATGTCGTCTCCAGAAAT GAAATCTGCTCCAAAGAAGTCTAAGGCTGATGGTCAGTGA